In one Polycladomyces zharkentensis genomic region, the following are encoded:
- a CDS encoding zinc ribbon domain-containing protein, with the protein MEVDPRHTSQVCSKCGRIVKKALKERTHCCSCGYVADRDVNAARNILHRAMGTVLEPKYVQ; encoded by the coding sequence ATGGAAGTGGATCCTCGCCACACGTCACAAGTTTGCTCCAAGTGCGGTCGGATCGTAAAGAAGGCCTTAAAAGAACGTACCCATTGTTGCTCATGCGGATATGTGGCAGACAGAGATGTCAATGCCGCAAGAAATATCCTGCATCGAGCGATGGGAACCGTTCTTGAACCGAAATACGTACAATGA
- a CDS encoding helix-turn-helix domain-containing protein, translating to MMRTYKFKLEPTKEQIEKIEWTLGMCRWLYNSMLEQRKFAYRMGR from the coding sequence ATGATGAGAACCTACAAATTCAAGCTGGAACCAACAAAAGAGCAAATCGAGAAGATCGAATGGACACTGGGCATGTGTCGCTGGTTATACAACTCCATGCTTGAACAACGAAAGTTCGCCTACAGAATGGGCCGGTAA